The Coffea arabica cultivar ET-39 chromosome 1e, Coffea Arabica ET-39 HiFi, whole genome shotgun sequence genome has a window encoding:
- the LOC113693469 gene encoding uncharacterized protein, which produces MYDFNPLTPLDLLPLPSSEHVNLDGKRKAEFVRTLHEKVHTNIERRTAQYAQQANKNRRKLVFEPGDWIWLHLRKERFPKQRQIKLSPRGDGSFQVVERNNDNVYRLDLLGEYHVSATFNVADLSPFLAGDKHDLRSNPSQEEGNDANDQAAYGDQADPVRVPQGPVTHARAKRFKESLQALVHVGATVH; this is translated from the coding sequence ATGTATGATTTTAACCCTTTAACTCCCTTAGACTTGTTGccattaccttcttctgagcatgTGAACTTAGATGGCAAAAGGAAAGCTGAATTCGTGAGAACATTACACGAGAAGGTCCATACCAACATCGAGAGAAGGACGGCCCAATATGCCCAACAGGCTAACAAGAATAGGCGCAAGCTTGTTtttgaacctggtgactggATTTGGTTACACTTGCGCAAGGAACGATTTCCAAAGCAACGTCAAATCAAGTTGTCACCAAGAGGCGATGGTTCTTTCCAAGTCGTGGAGCGCAACAACGACAACGTATACCGCTTAGATCTACTCGGTGAGTATCACGTAAGTGCTACATTTAACGTTGCTGATCTCAGCCCATTTCTTGCAGGGGACAAACACGATTTGAGgtcaaatccttctcaagaggagggaaaTGATGCGAATGACCAAGCTGCCTATGGTGATCAAGCAGACCCTGTGAgggtgccccaaggcccagtgacacatgcacgagctaagagattcaaagAGTCGcttcaagccctagttcatgtTGGAGCAACCgtgcattga